One bacterium CG_4_10_14_0_2_um_filter_33_32 genomic window, CTTTTTTCTCAATTTTGATCGCCTTTTTGTAGCTTTCTATAGCTTTTTTAAAATCTTTTTTCTTAAAATAACACATTCCTAAATTACAATAAGCCGAAGAATCTTTTGATGATATTTCGACTAATTTTTGAAAAATCTCCAGAGCATCTTTATAATCTTTTTTCTTAAAACATATTTGACCTAAGCCTTTATAGCTTTTTGCATTCTTGGGGTTATCTTTAAGCACTTTTATATATAAATCTTCAGCCTGATCTAGATTATTTGCTTTAAGCAGTGAATCAGCTTTTTCTAACATTTCTTCTTTTGATGCTATTGCATTTTGTTTTTTATCTTCCTCCAATAAATCAAACATTGACTTTTCATTAGTCTGTTCGGGTTGTTTATTATCTTCGCTGTGTTTTTTAAAGCTTGAAAAAAGTGCAGAAATCGACTGCGGTAAGCTATGCTTGGATAGCCGATCTTTGTTAGTGGGCAGTTTTTTTAAAAACACTATTAAAATTGATCCGATAATTATTACAACAATTGCTTCCATATTTATAAATCTACCTCCATTCTTGCTCCTTCAGATAATTCAATTTCAACCTTTTTCTTTAATGCGTTAATACCAATAATTCTGCCGACACCTTCTTTTGTTTTAATCTTATCACCTATTTTAGGCAAACTCTTAAGTATTTCTTTGTAGGTATTTTCTTCGAAAGAAAGACAACACATCAAACGACCGCATAAACCTGAAATTTTGGAGCTTCCTTTAGATGCCATGTTTTGATCTCTAGCCATATCCATTGTAACGCTTTCAATTGTGCCTAGAAACTTTTGGCAGCATATTTGCCGACCACATTGACCAAAACCTCCCAAATACTGAGATTCATCTCTTGGGCCAATCTGTCTTAATCTAACTTGCCGTTTTGTCTTTTTGATAAGCTCCTTTACCAGATCCCTAAAATCAACTCTATTTTCCGCGGTAAATAAAAAGATAATTTTATCTTCCAGAGACAGCTCTGTTCCTACGAGTTTCATCTCTAATTCATATTTATTCGCACATTCCTTAAAGATTTTTTCGTATTTTTCTTTTTCCTGTTCGAATTGTTTCTGATTTTCAAAATCCTCGGGTCTCG contains:
- a CDS encoding stage 0 sporulation protein, yielding MKAVGIRFKNNPKIYDFLESEEKVEIGDLVIVETLFGEDVGAVVYIDKKIEKNNKPTQKMIRKTRPEDFENQKQFEQEKEKYEKIFKECANKYELEMKLVGTELSLEDKIIFLFTAENRVDFRDLVKELIKKTKRQVRLRQIGPRDESQYLGGFGQCGRQICCQKFLGTIESVTMDMARDQNMASKGSSKISGLCGRLMCCLSFEENTYKEILKSLPKIGDKIKTKEGVGRIIGINALKKKVEIELSEGARMEVDL